The following are encoded together in the Parabacteroides chongii genome:
- a CDS encoding TonB-dependent receptor, which translates to MIAMKKSFLLMLAGCTATAVTYAQEAVKDTVQINKEKSNETNSRNVMLNASSANGPREISIGLPGGDVNVLENGLPVVYNSNPHNVNTHWRGDGSLGHVGLLKISETAITTGNIGYAVNSQTQLGTEKFQGKLNYNTNHFGKQQFDLTISGNAGKGWYYSGSIYQDFDPGTFKLRFASNQDRTQIYKAAITKRYNQNRGELSVIYHYSNSRWPSNAATSAPFIYVGDGSVKEIPGFKLGTSSYLPTTGEMVYMDMRSGELKKTNLYDASLNKGNQISLHHSYKWDNGMKWIVNAKYDHALGSYVYQTPMAIAQKTAADGYFLKDVKGNLQPYEGYVQSRMSCLNRGNIDEAFLTSELSREYTNGTWRIGLNQWHYKIDYASNTTMFDHTVEEYPSRLIKDGNTDGVYYDFNKNASEYYKGYENKLALYFTHDWDINDKLNVYYGARFEYQKMHGQNAAIYLRGDSVLGRFANYHLGATYNKNGQTGTITPQDFDYNWFNQVYTFALTYKLTDQFGFTGDFTYNTQHPTISSFAPSELPNVEKVAIPLGRAGIYYNNSWLSLTSLFSYIGKTNNNSTLNLINPNNSQDINAAPLSYDIKTIGWTTDLIAKLFKGFDLHFLFTYQNPTYKKYETGVSFSDGSYAGINATGNIVTEIPKVLVEIDPSYTYKDFRVWLSARYFSKTYANINNAYYFNGRWETFGGVNYKVNKYLSLGATVVNILNQTGARGSISGAELDKKEDAAKHNGQWMAGSYIRPFTVEFSANITF; encoded by the coding sequence ATGATTGCCATGAAGAAGTCTTTCTTATTAATGCTCGCCGGCTGTACTGCCACAGCAGTGACGTATGCACAGGAAGCCGTGAAAGACACAGTTCAGATTAATAAAGAAAAATCGAACGAAACGAATAGCCGTAATGTGATGCTGAATGCATCCAGTGCGAATGGACCCCGTGAGATTTCTATCGGATTGCCGGGGGGAGATGTCAATGTACTGGAGAACGGACTCCCTGTTGTATACAACTCCAATCCTCATAATGTGAATACACATTGGCGTGGCGATGGCAGCCTGGGCCATGTCGGATTGCTGAAAATCTCGGAAACAGCCATCACGACCGGTAATATCGGATATGCCGTAAACTCCCAAACGCAGTTGGGTACGGAGAAGTTCCAAGGCAAGCTGAACTATAATACAAACCATTTCGGCAAACAACAGTTCGACCTGACCATCAGCGGCAACGCCGGTAAAGGCTGGTATTACAGCGGAAGTATTTACCAGGATTTCGACCCGGGCACATTCAAATTGCGCTTTGCCTCCAATCAGGACCGGACGCAAATCTACAAAGCCGCCATTACCAAACGCTATAATCAGAACCGTGGCGAGCTGTCGGTCATCTATCATTACAGCAACAGCCGCTGGCCGTCGAATGCAGCCACCAGTGCCCCGTTTATCTATGTGGGCGACGGTAGCGTGAAGGAAATCCCCGGCTTTAAGTTGGGAACCAGTTCCTATCTGCCGACAACCGGGGAGATGGTCTACATGGATATGCGTTCCGGCGAACTGAAAAAGACCAATCTTTATGACGCTTCTCTGAACAAGGGCAATCAAATCAGCCTGCATCATTCCTACAAATGGGATAACGGCATGAAATGGATTGTCAACGCGAAATACGACCATGCACTAGGCTCGTATGTCTACCAGACTCCAATGGCTATAGCCCAGAAAACAGCTGCCGACGGCTATTTCCTCAAAGACGTGAAAGGCAATCTGCAACCCTACGAGGGCTATGTGCAGAGCCGTATGTCCTGCCTGAACCGTGGGAATATCGACGAAGCCTTCCTTACCTCCGAACTCTCCCGCGAATATACTAACGGAACCTGGCGTATTGGCTTGAACCAGTGGCATTACAAAATTGATTACGCTTCCAACACGACTATGTTCGACCATACAGTTGAGGAATATCCCAGCCGCCTGATTAAGGATGGAAACACCGACGGCGTTTACTACGACTTCAACAAGAACGCTTCCGAATATTACAAAGGCTACGAAAACAAGCTGGCTCTCTATTTTACACACGACTGGGACATCAACGACAAGCTGAACGTCTACTACGGTGCCCGTTTTGAATATCAGAAGATGCACGGACAGAACGCCGCCATCTATCTGAGAGGAGACAGCGTATTGGGACGTTTCGCCAACTATCACTTAGGAGCCACCTATAATAAGAACGGTCAGACCGGAACTATCACTCCGCAGGATTTCGATTATAACTGGTTCAACCAGGTCTATACCTTTGCATTGACTTACAAACTGACTGACCAGTTCGGTTTTACCGGCGATTTCACCTATAATACCCAGCATCCGACAATCTCCAGCTTTGCCCCGTCGGAATTGCCGAACGTAGAAAAGGTTGCCATCCCATTGGGACGTGCCGGTATCTATTACAACAACAGCTGGCTGAGCCTGACTTCTTTATTCTCTTATATCGGGAAGACGAACAACAACTCGACACTGAATCTGATAAATCCTAATAACAGCCAGGATATTAACGCCGCCCCACTTAGCTACGACATCAAGACAATCGGCTGGACAACCGACTTGATTGCCAAGCTGTTCAAAGGCTTCGACCTGCATTTCCTCTTCACCTATCAGAATCCGACCTATAAGAAGTATGAAACAGGCGTCAGCTTCTCCGACGGCAGCTATGCCGGCATCAATGCAACGGGAAATATTGTAACGGAAATACCGAAGGTATTGGTTGAAATCGACCCAAGCTATACGTATAAGGATTTTAGAGTCTGGTTGAGTGCCCGCTATTTCAGCAAGACCTATGCGAACATCAATAATGCCTATTACTTCAATGGTCGCTGGGAGACGTTCGGAGGTGTCAATTACAAAGTAAATAAGTATCTTAGCCTGGGTGCTACGGTAGTCAACATCCTGAATCAAACCGGCGCACGCGGTAGTATCTCCGGTGCGGAACTGGATAAGAAAGAAGATGCCGCCAAGCATAACGGACAATGGATGGCCGGTAGCTATATCCGTCCTTTCACAGTAGAGTTTAGTGCAAATATTACGTTTTAA
- a CDS encoding hybrid sensor histidine kinase/response regulator transcription factor, with the protein MKHLLSILLFFILLTGCSQVDKEKKYVIGISQCMLDDAWRQQMVRDVGIEASNYDSIQVLIKDADSDNDRQIEQIRELIAQKVDVLIISPFESTPITEVAEEAFRAGIPTIITDRKVNTNQYTTFVGANNYEIGFAAGTYAAKQLVPNASVLEIWGMVGSSPAQERHNGFRDALAKRTDVTFRPVEGEWRYDVAARRLKEIDFSQPIDFVYAHNDMMAIAAREHFMALDSVKGKALPIIGMDAVANAGLEAVADGRINVSFLYPTGGEQVIRTAMQLIRGEEVDKYIPLSSGLVDQAAARTLLLQAERLNNYQQRIETQRSRMDELLHRFNFLQDSLTIITLLMIGFITLSGYVFYINRKIRLKNRELREINKKEEEQRRKLISLNAEIEEVTASKLQFFTNISHEVRTPLTLILGPLDRLLNLLHDSPYLSDLELIHKNAGRLLRVINQILDFRKVENKQEKLKIREIEIVSFSGEVKSYFNSMAKVRNINYSFSSEMKNCRIWMDPDMIEKVLVNLLSNAFKFTPEGGAIQVLVKESEEWVTIEVEDNGSGIQPENLPYLFNRFYSENSRVGTGIGLHLVNEYVKMHNGEVKVESTPGQRTVFSFSLRKDKTELKGEYITELPVSPLAYDASNLDDSEEKALLEQKYSYTVLVVEDDDEVRAFLEKELSGNFRILTAGNGKVALDMLQTEEVSLILSDVMMPEMNGFELCRSVKTDMAVSHIPVILLTALSDERQRMYGISGGADGYIQKPFRMNFVKLRIIRILEEQKRLRENLLKKLQGSNLLIAQPEKVENMDDLFLRRFLVQIEEVYADSEFNVEKLSDTLGLSRGHLHRKIKELTGTAPVDFLRNYRLRKAAVLLKQRQYNINEIAYQTGFSSPAYFTKCFKAAYNLTPKEYQQTEEI; encoded by the coding sequence ATGAAACACCTCTTATCCATATTACTCTTTTTTATCCTTCTTACCGGCTGTTCACAGGTCGATAAGGAAAAGAAATATGTGATAGGAATCTCTCAATGTATGCTTGACGATGCCTGGCGGCAACAGATGGTCAGAGACGTAGGTATCGAAGCTTCGAATTATGACAGCATTCAGGTTTTGATTAAGGATGCCGATAGTGACAACGACCGTCAGATAGAACAAATTCGGGAGCTGATCGCACAAAAAGTGGATGTCTTGATTATCTCCCCTTTTGAATCGACTCCGATAACGGAAGTAGCAGAGGAAGCTTTTCGTGCAGGTATCCCGACCATTATAACTGACCGTAAAGTCAATACGAATCAATACACCACATTCGTTGGTGCCAACAACTATGAAATAGGCTTTGCCGCCGGAACCTATGCCGCTAAACAGTTGGTCCCGAATGCCTCCGTGCTTGAAATATGGGGAATGGTCGGCTCTTCCCCTGCTCAGGAGCGACACAATGGCTTCAGGGATGCTTTGGCAAAACGTACAGATGTAACGTTTCGTCCGGTAGAGGGTGAGTGGCGTTATGATGTTGCTGCCCGACGACTGAAAGAGATTGACTTTTCCCAACCCATTGATTTTGTGTATGCCCATAACGATATGATGGCGATTGCCGCTCGTGAGCATTTCATGGCATTGGACTCCGTGAAGGGAAAGGCGCTGCCTATCATTGGTATGGATGCCGTAGCCAATGCCGGCTTGGAAGCGGTGGCAGACGGACGCATTAACGTCTCCTTCCTGTATCCGACTGGCGGTGAGCAGGTAATCCGCACAGCCATGCAGCTTATCCGGGGAGAAGAGGTCGATAAATACATCCCTCTTTCAAGCGGCCTTGTCGACCAGGCAGCCGCGCGCACGCTCCTGCTTCAGGCAGAACGCTTGAATAACTACCAGCAACGCATTGAGACGCAGCGAAGCCGTATGGACGAACTGCTCCATCGTTTTAATTTCCTGCAAGACTCTTTGACTATCATCACGCTATTGATGATTGGCTTTATCACCCTTTCCGGCTATGTCTTTTATATCAACCGGAAGATACGCCTCAAAAACCGTGAATTACGAGAGATAAACAAAAAGGAAGAGGAGCAACGTCGTAAACTTATCTCGCTGAATGCGGAGATAGAAGAGGTAACGGCGTCGAAGCTCCAGTTCTTTACCAATATATCGCATGAGGTACGAACACCTTTAACATTGATACTCGGCCCTTTGGACCGATTGCTCAATCTGTTGCACGACTCCCCGTATCTGTCCGACCTGGAATTGATTCATAAAAACGCGGGCCGTCTGCTTCGGGTTATCAATCAGATACTTGACTTCCGTAAGGTGGAGAATAAGCAAGAGAAACTGAAGATTCGGGAGATAGAGATTGTCTCTTTTTCGGGTGAGGTGAAGTCTTACTTCAACAGCATGGCGAAGGTGCGTAATATCAACTATTCTTTTTCTTCGGAGATGAAGAATTGTCGGATATGGATGGACCCGGATATGATTGAGAAGGTATTGGTAAACCTGTTATCCAATGCTTTCAAGTTTACGCCGGAGGGCGGAGCTATCCAGGTGCTTGTGAAAGAATCGGAGGAATGGGTGACGATAGAAGTGGAAGACAATGGTTCCGGTATACAGCCGGAGAATCTGCCCTATCTGTTCAACCGGTTCTATTCGGAGAACAGTCGGGTAGGGACAGGCATCGGTCTGCATCTGGTCAATGAATATGTGAAGATGCATAACGGAGAGGTGAAGGTGGAGAGTACTCCCGGTCAGCGGACGGTCTTTTCTTTTTCACTGCGGAAAGATAAGACGGAGCTGAAAGGCGAGTATATCACCGAACTGCCGGTTTCTCCATTGGCGTATGATGCTTCTAATCTAGATGATTCGGAGGAGAAGGCCTTGCTGGAGCAGAAATATTCGTATACTGTTTTGGTTGTAGAAGACGACGATGAGGTACGGGCGTTTCTGGAAAAGGAATTGTCCGGTAATTTCCGTATTCTGACTGCCGGCAATGGAAAGGTGGCTTTGGATATGCTTCAAACGGAAGAGGTTTCGCTTATACTCTCGGATGTGATGATGCCGGAGATGAATGGGTTTGAGCTTTGCCGTAGTGTAAAGACAGATATGGCGGTGAGTCATATCCCGGTTATTCTTCTGACGGCTTTGTCGGACGAGCGTCAGCGGATGTATGGCATATCGGGTGGGGCGGATGGATATATACAGAAGCCGTTCCGCATGAACTTTGTGAAACTTCGTATCATCCGTATTCTTGAAGAACAAAAGAGGCTGCGTGAAAACTTGCTGAAGAAGCTGCAAGGTAGTAATCTTTTGATTGCTCAACCGGAGAAGGTGGAGAATATGGATGATTTGTTCCTGCGTCGCTTCCTGGTACAGATAGAAGAAGTGTATGCCGATTCGGAGTTTAATGTGGAGAAACTGAGTGATACGCTTGGTCTTTCACGCGGACATTTGCATCGGAAGATTAAGGAGCTGACGGGAACGGCGCCTGTCGATTTCCTTCGCAACTATCGTTTGCGTAAGGCGGCTGTGCTCCTAAAGCAACGACAATATAATATTAATGAAATAGCCTACCAAACCGGCTTCTCTTCTCCCGCCTACTTTACCAAATGCTTCAAGGCTGCCTATAATCTTACTCCGAAGGAATATCAGCAGACAGAGGAGATTTGA
- the pyrH gene encoding UMP kinase, producing MAQYKRILLKLSGESLMGGKQYGIDEVRLNEYATQIKEISEMGVQIGIVIGGGNIFRGLSGASKGFDRVKGDQMGMLATVINSLALSSALVAQGVKAKVLTAIRMEPIGEFYNKWRAIELLEQGNVVIMSGGTGNPFFTTDTGSSLRGIEIEADVMLKGTRVDGIYTADPEKDPTATKFSDITYDEIYTRGLKVMDLTATTMCKENNLPIIVFDMDTNGNLKKVMSGENIGTLVHN from the coding sequence ATGGCGCAGTACAAACGAATTCTCCTGAAACTTAGCGGCGAATCGCTGATGGGAGGAAAACAATATGGTATCGACGAAGTTCGTCTGAACGAATATGCAACACAGATCAAAGAAATTTCCGAAATGGGTGTACAGATCGGAATTGTGATCGGTGGAGGAAATATTTTCCGTGGTCTGAGCGGAGCATCTAAAGGTTTCGACCGGGTGAAAGGTGATCAGATGGGAATGCTGGCAACGGTGATCAATAGTCTGGCATTAAGTTCCGCCCTTGTCGCACAAGGTGTAAAGGCAAAGGTTCTGACAGCTATCCGCATGGAGCCGATCGGTGAGTTCTATAATAAATGGCGTGCTATCGAACTATTGGAACAGGGCAATGTTGTAATTATGTCCGGCGGTACAGGAAACCCGTTCTTCACAACCGATACCGGTTCATCCTTGAGAGGTATCGAGATCGAAGCGGATGTGATGCTGAAAGGAACTCGTGTGGATGGTATTTACACTGCCGATCCGGAAAAAGATCCGACAGCAACCAAGTTTTCCGATATCACATACGACGAAATTTATACACGCGGTCTGAAAGTAATGGACCTGACAGCAACTACGATGTGTAAGGAGAATAACCTGCCTATCATTGTCTTCGATATGGATACGAACGGTAATCTGAAGAAGGTAATGAGCGGAGAGAATATCGGGACATTGGTACACAACTAG
- a CDS encoding Hsp20/alpha crystallin family protein, which produces MMPIRKNQNWLPSVFNDFFDNDWMEKANSTAPAINVIESEKDYKIELAAPGMTKDDFNVRIDEDNCLVISMEKKSENKDENHNGRYLRREFSYSKFQQTMILPDDVEKEHISAKVEHGVLTVDIPKKAPVEAAKLQRNIEIK; this is translated from the coding sequence ATGATGCCGATCAGAAAAAATCAAAATTGGTTACCGAGTGTCTTCAATGATTTCTTCGATAACGACTGGATGGAAAAAGCTAATTCTACAGCACCTGCCATCAATGTAATTGAAAGCGAGAAAGATTATAAAATAGAATTGGCTGCCCCAGGAATGACAAAAGACGATTTCAACGTCCGTATTGACGAGGATAATTGCCTGGTCATTTCAATGGAAAAGAAGAGTGAAAACAAAGATGAAAATCATAACGGTCGCTATCTGCGTCGCGAGTTTTCATATTCTAAATTCCAGCAGACAATGATATTACCGGATGATGTAGAAAAAGAACACATCAGTGCTAAAGTGGAACATGGTGTATTAACTGTGGATATTCCTAAAAAGGCTCCGGTTGAAGCAGCTAAATTGCAGAGAAACATTGAGATTAAATAA
- a CDS encoding DUF6383 domain-containing protein encodes MNKKFSTLVAGVLLATSIGTVNAAPSYAKYATASTTYAKAIKAGTYYQLMTGTAGEVVAMVPVTGGTYKLQAVTTADAVDARYTLWTIDVQGNATDGYRYAFINLGTRSVLAVNPATALKALNTSASATTVGGDVALWKWQDAYNPVAGFASGDEKELTSVFGAKNDSIVTWVKGTNEVYALKYALNNPVTVTGQLTVAPVDPEAIVLGVDDLNSMLWANTEAGKLKLTFDEDVKGGNPAAINLFTKQEFKAVAPVGFPANYGYIDPTNKGWKVGLVATTATGNDLDITTYSQSFLDYVDKSQTETLLKAIKKALGTGTDYTNNQVAYEEAIQALNEFHLQNNSATTKITTRTELLKELDAFQSTLITNFDANEPVYKALKKAFYEFICNTIDIHGGWGVDNNVIAATSQTVAHMAISRNIANPWAVEATLATLITNAEAATTASKATLDANTFPADWMTKATTTGWVSLQANDATAADEKTYLKVGTEFLTSDAGNKHLKMVTAKFVDNMPTASIANPTRQDLNGRYNFQFTWYPSQDSIVIRTAGFAKKPDNVEKWEDMTPFTNPKDLGLWKASAAADETGARGTLVPITASKDPFEQNLIKIAVLADNHREVTVGSSEYKAGATPISTINTKITINGSSKYVRTTLPSGVYFFNLASNVKKVLNGKYLVASFCGSDLEYTTEEQAQLYGQAQDFGHMPRTQWVVEQNPGLAGEQTVNIYNREFPAQNVKNVQLYKGADASQIFAQYGIFAGVVGTDTLAWVKAEVKKPVAGVLTNKYLGYNVVEQDDLSRKSFIMDYFNGIQIGHYVNVNKTAADTTVYVDLKGEKVTLELVPVQDKDQKFGYEGAAAPQLYNRAYAIRVYDSSKLVNDNKFIVEDPDNEASYAISPVEVKDAAHFYLKENNQLISEEGDTTCYYALVGGNTNAYNRVGVRDASQRFSIETACSEERVATFALKESDTPLYRRLGVSNPEDGLKDMDVNKYAKIYRVNSTAKEYLYEDAHSIYSQGKGINFLGVEGKGDDKLSALYIDTAYVRNNTKMPQYMFAVDVTEVPAGMLCPDNPEHNTDEYIANHGDCGHKVPSQGYKIGRYLVNAQDSVQLAANGKDYIWNEKYTRLSFVWAKHIGDTLIVMRHGKDMNLAEYAVASDSIFLGDNKHNMTTWTLNADPSKNTKGDSINAAHEYGIKNAVFALRLVDDKPACDFLIESVGDKPIPTDGKGGWIKIQNGVPVIAKAANYNEAILDTEIFNIEPTDEVATDAKTPEVSAISVVASDGKVVVKGAAGKTITVTNALGQKVAQRIASSDEETISVAAGFVAVSVEGEAAVKAIVK; translated from the coding sequence ATGAACAAAAAGTTTTCTACTTTGGTAGCCGGTGTCCTGCTGGCGACAAGTATTGGAACTGTAAATGCTGCTCCTAGCTATGCTAAGTATGCTACTGCATCAACTACGTATGCAAAAGCAATCAAGGCTGGTACTTATTATCAGCTTATGACTGGTACGGCAGGAGAAGTGGTTGCAATGGTTCCGGTAACTGGTGGTACTTATAAACTGCAAGCTGTTACTACAGCAGATGCCGTTGATGCTCGTTACACTTTATGGACTATTGATGTACAGGGAAATGCGACTGACGGTTATCGTTATGCATTCATCAACTTAGGAACCAGATCTGTTTTGGCAGTTAATCCGGCAACAGCATTGAAGGCATTAAATACTTCTGCTTCTGCTACAACTGTTGGTGGTGATGTTGCTTTATGGAAATGGCAGGATGCTTATAATCCTGTTGCAGGTTTCGCTAGTGGTGACGAAAAGGAATTGACATCTGTTTTTGGTGCAAAGAATGACTCTATTGTAACTTGGGTAAAAGGTACTAATGAAGTTTATGCATTGAAATATGCGTTGAATAATCCGGTAACTGTTACTGGGCAATTGACTGTAGCTCCTGTAGATCCGGAAGCTATCGTTTTGGGTGTAGATGATCTGAACTCAATGCTTTGGGCTAATACAGAAGCCGGAAAATTGAAACTTACATTTGATGAAGATGTGAAAGGTGGTAATCCTGCTGCAATCAACTTGTTTACTAAACAAGAATTTAAGGCAGTTGCTCCGGTTGGCTTCCCTGCGAACTATGGTTATATCGATCCGACAAATAAAGGTTGGAAAGTAGGTCTTGTTGCAACAACTGCTACAGGAAATGATCTTGACATAACTACTTACTCACAGAGCTTCCTTGACTATGTAGATAAGTCTCAAACAGAAACCTTACTTAAGGCTATAAAAAAAGCATTAGGTACTGGTACTGATTATACAAATAATCAGGTGGCTTATGAAGAAGCTATTCAAGCATTGAATGAATTCCATTTACAGAATAATAGCGCAACAACAAAGATTACAACTAGAACTGAATTGTTGAAAGAATTGGATGCATTTCAGTCTACATTAATTACAAACTTTGATGCAAATGAACCTGTTTATAAAGCATTGAAGAAAGCTTTTTATGAATTTATCTGTAATACGATAGATATTCATGGTGGTTGGGGCGTTGATAATAATGTAATTGCTGCTACATCTCAAACTGTGGCACACATGGCGATTTCAAGAAATATCGCTAATCCTTGGGCTGTAGAAGCTACATTGGCTACTTTAATAACTAATGCAGAAGCAGCAACGACAGCTTCAAAAGCAACATTAGATGCAAATACTTTCCCTGCTGATTGGATGACAAAGGCAACAACTACAGGTTGGGTTTCTTTGCAAGCTAACGATGCTACAGCTGCTGATGAAAAGACTTATTTGAAGGTTGGAACAGAATTCTTAACAAGCGATGCTGGTAACAAACATTTGAAAATGGTTACTGCAAAGTTTGTTGATAACATGCCGACAGCTAGTATTGCCAATCCTACACGTCAGGATTTGAATGGTCGTTATAACTTCCAGTTCACATGGTATCCGTCTCAGGATTCTATTGTAATCCGTACAGCTGGTTTTGCTAAAAAACCGGATAATGTAGAAAAATGGGAAGATATGACTCCTTTTACTAATCCTAAGGATTTAGGTCTGTGGAAGGCAAGTGCAGCAGCCGATGAAACAGGTGCTCGCGGAACATTGGTTCCAATTACAGCAAGTAAAGATCCGTTCGAACAGAACTTGATTAAGATTGCTGTTTTGGCTGACAATCACCGTGAAGTAACAGTAGGAAGCTCTGAGTACAAAGCAGGTGCAACTCCTATTTCAACTATCAATACGAAGATTACTATCAATGGTTCTTCTAAATATGTAAGAACAACTTTGCCTTCAGGCGTTTACTTCTTTAACTTAGCTTCTAATGTGAAGAAAGTTTTGAATGGAAAATACTTGGTTGCAAGCTTCTGCGGTAGCGATTTGGAATATACAACAGAAGAACAAGCTCAGCTTTATGGACAGGCTCAGGATTTCGGTCACATGCCACGTACTCAGTGGGTTGTTGAACAGAATCCAGGTTTGGCTGGTGAACAGACTGTTAATATCTATAACCGTGAATTCCCAGCTCAGAATGTAAAGAACGTTCAGTTGTATAAGGGTGCTGATGCAAGTCAGATCTTCGCTCAATATGGAATCTTTGCAGGTGTAGTTGGTACAGATACTTTGGCATGGGTTAAGGCTGAAGTTAAGAAACCGGTTGCCGGAGTGCTTACTAACAAATATCTGGGATATAATGTAGTAGAACAGGATGATCTTTCAAGAAAATCCTTCATCATGGATTACTTCAACGGTATTCAGATTGGTCACTATGTAAATGTAAACAAAACTGCTGCCGATACAACTGTATATGTAGACCTGAAAGGTGAAAAAGTGACTTTGGAACTTGTTCCGGTTCAGGACAAAGATCAGAAGTTTGGTTATGAAGGTGCTGCAGCTCCTCAGTTGTATAACAGAGCTTATGCAATCCGTGTATATGATAGCTCTAAGCTGGTAAATGATAACAAGTTCATCGTAGAAGATCCTGACAATGAAGCATCTTACGCTATTTCTCCAGTAGAAGTAAAAGACGCAGCTCATTTCTATCTGAAAGAAAACAATCAATTGATCTCAGAAGAAGGTGACACAACTTGCTATTATGCTTTGGTTGGTGGTAACACTAATGCTTACAACCGTGTAGGTGTACGTGATGCTTCTCAGAGATTCTCAATTGAAACAGCTTGTTCAGAAGAACGTGTTGCAACATTTGCTTTGAAAGAAAGTGATACTCCTCTGTATCGTCGTTTGGGTGTTTCTAATCCTGAAGATGGTCTGAAAGATATGGATGTTAACAAGTATGCTAAGATCTACAGAGTAAACAGCACAGCTAAAGAATATCTGTATGAAGATGCTCACAGCATTTATTCTCAAGGTAAGGGAATTAACTTCCTGGGAGTAGAAGGTAAGGGTGACGATAAACTGTCTGCTCTGTATATTGATACTGCTTATGTACGTAACAACACGAAGATGCCTCAGTATATGTTTGCTGTAGATGTAACAGAAGTTCCTGCTGGTATGTTATGTCCTGATAATCCAGAACATAATACAGATGAATATATCGCTAACCACGGTGATTGCGGTCACAAAGTACCTTCTCAGGGTTATAAGATCGGTCGTTATTTAGTTAACGCACAGGATTCTGTACAGTTAGCTGCTAACGGTAAAGATTATATCTGGAATGAAAAGTACACTCGTCTGTCATTTGTTTGGGCAAAACATATCGGTGATACTTTGATCGTAATGCGTCACGGTAAAGATATGAACCTGGCTGAATATGCAGTTGCTTCAGACTCTATCTTCCTGGGTGATAATAAGCACAATATGACAACATGGACATTGAATGCTGATCCTAGCAAGAATACTAAGGGTGATTCTATTAATGCTGCTCACGAATATGGTATCAAGAATGCAGTCTTTGCATTGCGTTTGGTTGACGATAAACCTGCTTGCGACTTCCTGATCGAATCAGTAGGTGACAAACCAATTCCTACAGATGGTAAGGGTGGTTGGATTAAGATCCAGAATGGTGTTCCTGTAATTGCAAAAGCTGCAAATTACAACGAAGCTATCCTTGATACTGAAATCTTCAACATCGAACCGACTGACGAAGTGGCAACAGATGCTAAGACTCCTGAAGTATCAGCTATCAGTGTAGTTGCCAGCGATGGTAAGGTAGTTGTTAAGGGTGCTGCCGGTAAGACAATTACTGTAACTAACGCATTGGGTCAGAAAGTTGCCCAGCGCATCGCTTCTTCAGATGAAGAAACAATCAGCGTAGCTGCAGGTTTCGTTGCAGTATCAGTTGAAGGCGAAGCTGCTGTTAAAGCAATCGTAAAATAA